A genomic stretch from Ancylothrix sp. D3o includes:
- a CDS encoding KGGVGR-motif variant AAA ATPase, whose amino-acid sequence MTISFGETFDRVRGCFREQSIINSLVPKLDSVTIIRDIKGKIILFLEPLENIEESEITVLNTFLSTQLGLYYRNDIWLPVEKDGYKVLIDTIKAERVVASWDDESVLPRWYILERHIAKQAWTDQNIGTPPWREDLVYQKHKPALVSFFSFKGGVGRTSTLVATALTLARNGHRVAVVDLDLEAPGLATIFSPNDSDNLGVIDYLLEKKIQENNWKLRTHLKLINEQTLLGEHGGIIQLLPAGTIDDNYLEKLARLDFQNLVDGELQSTMVDMLKELNNEAQPLDFILMDARAGFHDIGGLAITALSHAAVIFGTQSRQSWAGLTHVIRHLASPEVDDRLPLILVHSMAPASGISGRETELTKFRDQAYSVFQENYYWEDETVPDPNNREEPFFPVVVPYQERLRGDIALFSRPNSTTEESDRLSDLVRIMTDSPYQDIAEKLCILFGRELRNV is encoded by the coding sequence TTTGGTGAAACTTTCGATCGAGTGCGGGGATGCTTTAGGGAACAAAGCATTATCAATTCACTCGTACCTAAGCTTGATTCGGTGACAATTATTCGTGATATTAAAGGAAAAATAATACTTTTTTTGGAACCATTAGAAAACATTGAAGAATCAGAAATCACTGTTCTTAATACCTTTTTATCTACACAACTTGGACTTTACTATAGAAATGATATTTGGTTGCCCGTAGAAAAAGACGGTTATAAAGTTTTAATTGATACCATTAAAGCTGAAAGAGTGGTAGCATCTTGGGATGATGAATCAGTTTTGCCTCGCTGGTATATTCTGGAGCGTCACATTGCTAAACAGGCATGGACCGATCAGAACATAGGTACACCACCTTGGCGAGAAGATTTAGTCTATCAAAAGCATAAGCCTGCGCTCGTATCTTTTTTCTCTTTCAAAGGAGGTGTAGGACGAACCAGTACCCTGGTTGCTACTGCATTGACTTTAGCTCGTAACGGTCATCGAGTTGCCGTTGTTGACCTCGATTTAGAAGCACCAGGCTTGGCTACAATTTTTTCACCAAATGACTCCGATAATCTAGGGGTAATTGATTATTTATTGGAAAAGAAGATTCAAGAAAATAATTGGAAACTGCGTACTCATCTGAAACTAATTAATGAGCAGACTTTGCTAGGAGAGCATGGCGGAATCATCCAGTTACTTCCGGCGGGGACGATAGATGACAATTACTTGGAAAAATTAGCCCGATTGGACTTTCAAAACCTTGTGGATGGTGAACTGCAAAGTACAATGGTGGATATGTTAAAGGAATTAAACAACGAAGCACAACCATTAGATTTTATTTTGATGGATGCGCGGGCTGGTTTTCACGATATTGGTGGCTTGGCGATTACCGCTCTCTCCCATGCAGCGGTCATCTTTGGAACTCAATCACGCCAAAGTTGGGCTGGACTAACCCATGTTATTCGCCATTTAGCAAGTCCTGAAGTTGATGATCGTTTGCCGTTGATTCTTGTACATTCGATGGCTCCAGCGAGCGGAATATCAGGACGAGAAACAGAACTAACGAAATTTCGAGATCAAGCCTACAGTGTTTTTCAAGAAAACTATTACTGGGAAGATGAAACAGTCCCTGATCCTAACAATAGAGAAGAACCATTTTTTCCTGTCGTCGTGCCATATCAGGAGAGGCTACGCGGAGACATAGCTCTATTTTCTCGTCCCAACTCAACTACAGAAGAATCAGATAGACTGTCAGACCTCGTAAGGATAATGACTGATTCTCCTTATCAGGATATTGCAGAAAAATTATGTATACTTTTTGGACGTGAATTAAGAAATGTGTAG
- a CDS encoding P-loop ATPase, Sll1717 family: MSEFNKQKLLELIMDIAPGRGTAEHESDNQEKFLKNFLPIADYRLALEPNTLLILGGRGVGKTELFRLLAIPSGRESLVESLKIRSLPDLSKTTWITGFGRTRKTEKRFPTPESVETQMERATNIEWRSFWIGLILGGLLQQENFKFKDLLIEQIEQIDTEIANILRDNSSRLSIWQPIVNQNLEKFNSVLDKLDQKLIETDNWLFVTYDELDRLVASYTALASPIRELLALWLDRWRRWDRIRPKIFLRTDLFREDFLSFPDASKLQALQTRLEWKHSWLYQLLVKRLANSGNEMTEYLQKIPRLIIENKTGLGWTATSNEKLFEELIEMMIGKYMGANAKKGNTYRWIPNHLQDAGGRIAPRSFLKLFALAAQSRIEQLSFFEQNTLLLQPSDLQGALMNTSDDRIRELQEEYPWLESLKMSLVNLRAPMQQEIFLEAVKSTRWSPEKQPPVTNPEGILQYLLQLGIVESRSDGKINMPEIYLYGFKVKRKGGVKRPK, from the coding sequence ATGAGTGAATTTAACAAACAAAAGCTCCTCGAATTAATAATGGATATTGCCCCTGGTCGGGGGACTGCTGAACACGAAAGCGATAATCAGGAGAAATTCTTAAAAAACTTTTTGCCTATAGCAGATTATCGTCTTGCTTTAGAACCAAATACATTATTAATACTAGGAGGTCGTGGAGTAGGAAAAACTGAATTATTCCGTTTACTCGCAATCCCTTCAGGACGAGAATCTTTGGTTGAAAGTTTGAAAATTAGATCCTTGCCTGACTTAAGCAAAACGACGTGGATAACTGGTTTTGGAAGGACTCGCAAAACAGAAAAGCGATTTCCAACACCAGAGAGTGTTGAAACGCAAATGGAGCGTGCTACAAATATTGAATGGCGTAGTTTCTGGATTGGTTTAATTTTAGGCGGGTTATTACAGCAAGAGAATTTTAAGTTCAAAGATTTACTTATTGAACAAATTGAACAAATAGACACAGAAATAGCCAACATTCTTAGAGATAACTCATCTCGCTTATCAATTTGGCAACCTATTGTCAATCAAAATCTTGAAAAATTTAATTCTGTCTTAGATAAATTAGATCAAAAACTCATTGAAACAGATAATTGGTTATTTGTCACTTATGATGAGTTAGATCGATTAGTTGCTTCCTATACTGCCTTAGCAAGTCCAATTCGTGAACTTTTAGCTTTGTGGCTCGATCGATGGCGACGTTGGGACAGAATACGACCCAAAATCTTTTTGCGTACCGATCTATTTCGAGAGGATTTTTTGAGTTTTCCTGATGCTTCCAAACTGCAAGCTCTTCAAACTCGATTGGAATGGAAACATTCATGGCTTTACCAACTTTTGGTAAAACGACTTGCGAACTCTGGTAATGAAATGACAGAATATTTGCAAAAAATCCCCCGGTTGATTATTGAAAACAAAACTGGCTTGGGTTGGACTGCAACATCAAATGAAAAATTGTTTGAAGAACTAATCGAAATGATGATTGGTAAGTATATGGGTGCTAATGCTAAAAAAGGAAACACCTATCGCTGGATTCCCAATCACCTTCAGGATGCTGGTGGTCGAATTGCGCCACGTTCTTTTCTCAAGTTATTTGCCTTAGCTGCACAAAGTCGAATAGAACAGCTATCTTTTTTTGAACAAAACACATTACTTTTGCAACCCTCTGACTTGCAGGGGGCTTTAATGAATACTTCAGATGATAGAATTCGGGAATTACAGGAAGAGTATCCTTGGCTAGAATCTCTCAAGATGAGCTTAGTAAATCTGAGAGCTCCCATGCAGCAGGAAATATTTTTAGAGGCGGTAAAGTCCACCAGATGGAGTCCTGAAAAACAACCACCTGTAACTAACCCTGAAGGAATTTTGCAATATTTACTTCAACTTGGAATTGTAGAAAGTCGTTCTGATGGAAAAATTAATATGCCTGAAATTTATTTATATGGATTTAAGGTTAAACGGAAAGGAGGGGTAAAACGTCCCAAATAG